The proteins below are encoded in one region of Telopea speciosissima isolate NSW1024214 ecotype Mountain lineage chromosome 10, Tspe_v1, whole genome shotgun sequence:
- the LOC122642641 gene encoding uncharacterized protein LOC122642641, which produces MAHQRLDGEDQEALYSTYPLAVYYVQSPSAISHANSDSRNNESTLLSPYPYRSENFNPNHRNPNREVARLLARYSSSRGSNNSFLLHEKKLSYDGDQSQGIDTENGETCLINYVEEVEHEKKPDIIDEDDDDEIVDGRRHGFWRFFSFGTSPSCAWIFLQISWRFMLSLGVALLLFYLATKPPPPKMSLKMAGIQQFGLGEGVDGSGVTTNILTCNCSMKLQIDNKSKLFGLHIQPPIIDMSFGRFIFGSSQGPELYAESDGPTMVPLYVGTSNKAMYGAGRTMEDMLESGKGLQLIIQMRLSSSFRVVWDLIKPRFHHHAECLLVLNRRYDKLHHTQVYNSSCRITSYS; this is translated from the exons ATGGCTCATCAGAgacttgatggagaagatcaagAAGCTCTGTATAGCACATACCCTTTGGCAGTGTACTATGTACAGAGCCCATCAGCTATTTCACATGCCAATAGTGACTCTCGCAACAATGAGTCTACTTTACTATCTCCATATCCATATCGATCTGAGAACTTCAATCCCAATCACAGAAACCCAAATCGAGAAGTTGCCCGATTGCTCGCACGTTACTCTTCATCTCGTGGTTCCAACAATTCATTCCTTCTCCATGAGAAGAAGCTTTCCTATGATGGTGATCAGAGTCAAGGGATTGATACTGAGAATGGTGAAACTTGTCTGATCAATTATGTAGAGGAAGTGGAACATGAAAAAAAACCAGACATAATTGATGAagacgatgatgatgaaattGTAGATGGAAGAAGACATGGGTTTTGgagatttttctcttttggtaCATCTCCTTCTTGTGCCTGGATTTTTCTCCAGATTAGTTGGAGGTTTATGTTGAGCTTGGGAGTTGCAttgcttcttttctatttggCAACTAAGCCTCCTCCACCCAAAATGTCTCTCAAG ATGGCAGGAATACAACAATTTGGGCTAGGAGAAGGGGTGGATGGATCTGGTGTTACAACCAATATTCTCACCTGCAATTGCTCCATGAAATTACAGATTGACAATAAATCTAAGCTCTTTGGACTTCACATTCAACCTCCTATCATAGATATGTCATTTGGGCGCTTCATTTTTGGAAGCTCACAG GGACCGGAATTGTATGCCGAGAGCGACGGTCCGACGATGGTCCCATTGTATGTAGGGACAAGCAATAAGGCAATGTATGGAGCTGGTAGGACCATGGAAGACATGCTCGAGTCTGGAAAAGGACTGCAACTGATCATCCAAATGAGGTTGAGCTCAAGTTTTCGAGTTGTTTGGGACCTTATAAAGCCAAGGTTCCATCACCATGCTGAGTGTCTGTTAGTCTTAAATCGTAGATATGATAAGCTGCACCATACCCAGGTGTATAATAGCAGCTGTAGAATTACTTCTTATTCGTAA